A genomic stretch from Erysipelothrix sp. HDW6C includes:
- a CDS encoding MBL fold metallo-hydrolase has product MLNVEYINHCGYIVETDNAVYVFDYVEGQVPARYLMSHKPTYFFVTTAESHHYTDAIFSYRKPVFLSYDVLASPFNNVYKMDVGDTFHTGFATIHVLKTTREGVCYLIKEKDKTILHGGDLNNWHWSSMSNKQEINEEETAYELALEQFQNIGKIDVMMFSIDPRMGEDYDKGARRIVELLRPQFFFPMHFGDNSSDLNEFYEWSNGVEDCKFFKPNYTNHTFKNIA; this is encoded by the coding sequence ATGCTAAATGTTGAATATATAAATCACTGTGGTTACATCGTTGAAACGGATAATGCTGTTTATGTTTTTGATTATGTTGAAGGTCAGGTCCCCGCGCGCTATTTGATGAGTCACAAGCCGACATATTTCTTTGTGACAACCGCTGAGTCACACCACTACACCGACGCTATATTCTCGTACAGGAAGCCCGTTTTTTTATCGTATGATGTGCTTGCGTCACCTTTCAATAACGTCTATAAAATGGATGTTGGCGATACCTTTCATACCGGATTTGCGACAATTCACGTTCTAAAAACAACGCGTGAAGGTGTCTGCTACCTCATTAAGGAGAAGGACAAGACAATCTTACATGGTGGCGATCTCAACAATTGGCATTGGTCATCCATGTCAAATAAACAAGAAATTAATGAAGAAGAAACAGCCTATGAACTTGCGCTCGAACAATTTCAGAATATTGGGAAAATTGATGTTATGATGTTTTCAATTGACCCGCGTATGGGAGAAGACTATGATAAAGGGGCGCGACGGATTGTTGAACTCCTTCGCCCACAATTTTTCTTCCCCATGCACTTTGGGGATAACTCAAGTGACTTGAATGAATTCTATGAGTGGTCCAATGGTGTTGAAGATTGTAAATTCTTCAAACCCAATTACACCAATCATACATTTAAGAATATCGCATAG
- a CDS encoding ABC transporter ATP-binding protein, whose translation MSQQSLVIGKHKPKDQKGTLLRLLSYLGESKFLLIVVIIASIVSTLGGLYGSYAISPLIATIEQGMNNTITREVMFSSLTTQLIGLAIIFAIEVGAMFLAARLMVKISQRTVETIRKEMFSHVLRMKVSYHDANAHGDLMSRFTNDIDLVGEGLNTAAASIVINIFTLIGTVVVMFILSPILTAVTMIILPLLSLMSNVIIKKSRIYSKRQQQSLGDLNGYVEESMEGQVVMQLFNHEEKAREKFQKKNQVYRKNSQFAQITSIMIYPLMQNINTISYAVIGIVGGYLAINGRLSIGDLGAYVNMTRTQGKPINEISSQFTTLQSAIASAERIFELLDWKEEEIRDTDLVLDTVEGDVRFEDVTFGYVKNVTVLKDVTFWAAPGQKIAFVGSTGAGKTTITNLISRFYDINSGKILIDGHDISKINRLSLRKHIAMVLQDTNLFTGTIMENIRYGNLDATDEECIAAAKLANAHHFIRTLEHGYDTEISGTGSELSQGQKQLLNIARAAVANPSILILDEATSSIDTRTERLIEQGMDSLMKGRTTFIIAHRLSTVRNSDAIIVLEHGRIIERGSHDELVEQGGRYASLYSGQTELS comes from the coding sequence ATGAGTCAACAAAGTCTTGTTATTGGGAAACATAAACCCAAGGACCAAAAAGGAACCCTTCTACGCTTACTATCTTACCTCGGTGAAAGTAAATTCTTACTCATCGTTGTTATTATCGCTTCCATTGTTTCAACACTTGGAGGTTTGTATGGATCCTATGCAATCTCGCCACTCATCGCAACGATTGAACAGGGGATGAACAATACCATCACGCGTGAAGTTATGTTTAGTTCATTAACAACACAACTTATTGGTCTTGCTATTATCTTTGCCATTGAAGTTGGTGCGATGTTCCTCGCTGCACGTTTGATGGTTAAAATATCACAACGTACCGTTGAAACAATTCGTAAGGAAATGTTCTCGCATGTCTTGCGCATGAAGGTTTCCTACCATGATGCCAACGCACACGGTGATTTAATGAGTCGATTTACCAATGATATTGATTTGGTGGGTGAAGGATTGAACACTGCAGCGGCATCAATCGTTATAAATATCTTTACCCTTATCGGAACCGTTGTGGTCATGTTTATTTTAAGCCCAATTCTAACAGCTGTGACGATGATTATTCTGCCATTATTAAGTTTAATGTCAAATGTCATTATTAAGAAATCACGGATTTATTCCAAGCGTCAGCAACAGTCTTTGGGTGATCTAAACGGATATGTTGAAGAATCCATGGAAGGTCAAGTTGTAATGCAACTCTTTAATCATGAAGAGAAAGCACGCGAGAAGTTCCAAAAGAAAAATCAAGTATACCGTAAAAACTCGCAATTTGCGCAAATCACATCAATTATGATTTATCCACTGATGCAAAATATCAATACGATATCGTATGCTGTTATTGGGATTGTAGGTGGATACCTTGCCATAAATGGGCGTTTAAGTATTGGTGATCTGGGTGCCTATGTTAACATGACACGAACACAAGGAAAACCAATTAACGAAATATCCAGCCAATTTACAACACTGCAATCAGCAATAGCATCCGCTGAGCGTATCTTTGAATTGCTCGATTGGAAAGAAGAAGAAATTCGTGATACCGATCTAGTTCTTGATACTGTTGAAGGTGATGTACGATTCGAAGATGTAACGTTTGGTTATGTTAAAAACGTCACTGTCTTGAAGGATGTAACTTTCTGGGCCGCACCAGGACAGAAAATTGCCTTTGTTGGATCAACCGGTGCTGGTAAGACAACCATTACCAATTTAATTTCGCGATTCTATGATATTAACTCTGGAAAGATTCTAATTGATGGACATGATATCTCAAAGATAAACCGTCTTAGTCTTCGAAAACATATTGCGATGGTGCTCCAAGATACAAACCTCTTTACAGGAACAATCATGGAGAACATACGTTATGGTAATCTGGATGCAACGGATGAAGAATGTATTGCAGCGGCAAAACTTGCCAACGCGCATCACTTTATTCGTACATTAGAACATGGTTATGATACTGAAATAAGCGGTACGGGTTCTGAACTGTCACAAGGTCAAAAACAATTGCTGAATATTGCCCGAGCTGCAGTTGCAAACCCAAGTATTCTTATTCTTGACGAAGCAACGTCATCAATTGATACGCGTACGGAACGCTTGATTGAACAAGGAATGGATTCATTGATGAAAGGTCGTACAACCTTCATTATTGCCCACCGACTTTCAACGGTTCGTAATTCTGATGCAATTATTGTTCTCGAACATGGTCGCATCATCGAACGTGGAAGTCACGATGAACTTGTTGAGCAAGGCGGACGCTATGCATCCCTTTACTCAGGTCAAACAGAATTAAGTTAA
- a CDS encoding ABC transporter ATP-binding protein: protein MKKFYKYFKPEIPAAILGIIFVGGVAFIELYQIQLMAEIIDVGIAQADFGIIVSVGLKMVGLAIAGAVIAMLGLVFPSQVSNNFALRLREAVFKRIQTFSIKNMSNFQTASLVTRLTNDVNFLQRTLMMCLRLLVRAPVFLISTVVLTYIISPELSWVMLAAVLFLTGILIYTIKAGFPRFVRLQKMVDKMNRKVQESLMNIRVIKSFVREDLEDEKFNDENSQLFKANVDAMNLMIIMNPALTAAIHFATIFIVWISSYLIVDMHLIQVGDLLVFINYLRFTMFSMMMITNVLMMVSRSKASVLRLNEVLDTEADIHSIATPELLTNVQGHIKFEDVSFRYYEDANDVLKHINLDIIPGQHIGIIGSTGSGKSSLINLMVRLIDVTEGRITLDGHDIRDLDMKFLRSQFGFVPQKNVLFTGTIAENLRLGNEHATEEDMIQATMAASIYGFIEESKHGFDSPVQQGGTNFSGGQRQRLCIARALMVNPKILVLDDSTSALDAATEAKVKESIAAMYSDVTVISIAQKISSVADSDKIVVLDEGQIVGLGTHDELLETCQVYQEIYQSQMSKGGVE from the coding sequence ATGAAAAAATTCTATAAGTATTTCAAACCAGAGATACCCGCAGCAATACTTGGGATTATCTTTGTTGGTGGTGTTGCATTCATAGAACTCTATCAAATCCAACTGATGGCCGAGATTATTGATGTCGGAATCGCGCAAGCAGATTTTGGGATCATTGTATCTGTTGGGCTCAAAATGGTAGGGTTAGCAATTGCTGGTGCAGTAATTGCCATGTTGGGACTTGTTTTCCCATCACAAGTGTCAAATAATTTCGCATTGCGTTTGCGTGAAGCAGTTTTCAAACGCATTCAAACATTTTCGATTAAGAATATGTCTAACTTTCAAACAGCATCCCTTGTTACACGGTTAACAAATGATGTTAACTTTTTACAACGAACCTTGATGATGTGTTTGCGTCTTTTAGTTCGTGCGCCTGTTTTCCTAATCAGTACTGTTGTGCTTACATATATTATCAGCCCTGAATTATCATGGGTCATGTTAGCAGCTGTACTCTTCTTAACAGGAATTCTTATCTATACAATTAAAGCGGGATTCCCACGTTTTGTGAGACTTCAAAAAATGGTCGATAAGATGAACCGTAAAGTTCAAGAATCCCTTATGAATATTCGTGTTATCAAATCGTTTGTTCGCGAAGACTTAGAAGATGAGAAATTTAACGATGAAAACTCTCAGCTCTTCAAAGCAAACGTTGATGCAATGAACTTGATGATTATCATGAATCCAGCGTTAACCGCCGCAATTCACTTTGCCACAATCTTTATTGTTTGGATTTCATCGTACTTGATTGTTGATATGCATTTAATTCAAGTGGGTGATCTGTTAGTGTTCATTAACTATCTACGCTTTACCATGTTCTCAATGATGATGATTACCAACGTCTTGATGATGGTGTCGCGCTCAAAAGCGTCGGTGTTGCGACTTAATGAAGTCCTTGATACTGAGGCTGATATTCATTCAATTGCGACTCCAGAGTTGCTTACAAACGTCCAAGGACATATTAAGTTTGAAGATGTATCATTCCGTTACTACGAAGATGCCAATGATGTCTTGAAACACATCAATTTGGATATTATTCCAGGTCAACATATTGGAATTATTGGGTCTACTGGAAGTGGTAAGTCTTCTCTGATTAATCTTATGGTTCGTCTCATCGATGTCACTGAAGGACGCATTACCCTTGATGGCCATGATATTCGTGATTTGGATATGAAGTTCCTTAGAAGTCAATTTGGTTTCGTACCTCAAAAGAATGTTCTCTTTACGGGAACAATTGCTGAGAACTTACGCCTTGGAAATGAACATGCTACAGAAGAAGACATGATTCAAGCAACAATGGCTGCTTCGATCTATGGCTTTATCGAAGAAAGCAAACATGGATTCGATTCGCCAGTACAACAAGGTGGAACAAACTTTTCTGGTGGACAGCGTCAAAGATTATGTATTGCGCGAGCACTGATGGTTAATCCTAAAATTTTAGTGTTGGATGATAGTACAAGTGCCCTTGATGCAGCTACAGAAGCCAAAGTTAAGGAATCAATCGCTGCAATGTATTCGGATGTTACTGTAATCAGTATTGCGCAGAAGATTAGCTCAGTTGCTGATTCTGATAAAATTGTTGTTCTGGATGAAGGACAAATTGTTGGACTTGGAACACATGATGAGCTACTTGAAACATGCCAGGTTTACCAAGAAATCTATCAAAGTCAAATGAGTAAAGGAGGTGTTGAATAA
- a CDS encoding MarR family winged helix-turn-helix transcriptional regulator, whose product MDNQLSTLFRKINIKHRQNVQDYLDEFDLYTGQPRFLYIIDRNPGITQKQLVEIIKLSKESVSVTLKRLEASGYIERVVSTIDRREKNLFLSEKGKAIMPELTENFDRIDNALFRALSDKQQSILEDYFTIMLEDLEKESKNEKIL is encoded by the coding sequence ATGGATAACCAGCTGAGTACGCTATTCCGGAAGATTAACATTAAACACCGACAAAATGTACAAGACTATTTGGATGAATTTGACTTGTATACGGGGCAACCACGATTTCTATATATAATAGATAGAAATCCCGGAATCACTCAGAAGCAACTTGTCGAAATCATCAAACTGTCGAAGGAATCAGTTTCGGTGACATTGAAACGACTTGAAGCATCCGGTTATATTGAACGTGTTGTGAGTACAATTGATCGTCGCGAAAAAAATCTTTTTTTATCGGAAAAAGGAAAAGCAATTATGCCCGAGTTAACTGAAAATTTTGATCGGATCGATAATGCTTTGTTTCGCGCGCTTTCAGACAAACAACAATCAATTCTTGAAGACTATTTCACAATCATGTTAGAGGATTTAGAGAAGGAGTCGAAGAATGAAAAAATTCTATAA